In Prunus dulcis chromosome 1, ALMONDv2, whole genome shotgun sequence, the following are encoded in one genomic region:
- the LOC117616200 gene encoding pectate lyase-like, translating to MAKLFNSYILLFFFFLSFAAIIANAESDQPQQLDEYWKKRAEQAENYTMESYEPNPQRVTDEFNAQVGELIMGKNETRRNLKGQKKYVGPCKVTNTIDSCWRCDPNWANNRMKIVDCIQGFGRKTTGGKGGPIYVVTDPSDGDLVNPRPGTLRHAVIQKGPLWITFARNMVIRLQQELMVASDKTIDGRGANVNIFDGAGITIQFVRNVIITNLHIKQIKAKEGGIIRDSVDHFGQRTKSDGDGISIFGSSNIWIDHVSMENCTDGLIDAIMGSTGITISNCHFTKHNEVLLFGASNSYTQDKMMQITVAFNHFGKGLVQRMPRCRHGFFHVVNNDYTHWLMYAIGGSMNPTIISQGNRFIAGLNSATKEVTKREYTAEAEWKNWLWKSEGDLFMNGAFFVESGSPANLRADKLDMIPFKPGTYVTKMTKFAGALDCFVGKPC from the exons atggCAAAATTATTTAACTCATAtatccttctcttcttctttttcttatccTTTGCTGCAATTATTGCCAATGCCGAAAGTGATCAACCTCAACAATTAGATGAGTATTGGAAAAAACGAGCTGAGCAAGCCGAAAACTACACCATGGAATCTTACGAACCAAATCCTCAGAGAGTCACCGACGAGTTCAATGCTCAAGTTGGCGA GCTTATAATGGGGAAAAACGAGACAAGAAGGAACTTGAAGGgccaaaagaaatatgttgGTCCATGCAAGGTAACCAACACAATTGACTCCTGCTGGAGGTGTGACCCTAACTGGGCCAACAACCGCATGAAGATCGTGGACTGTATCCAAGGCTTCGGTCGCAAGACCACCGGGGGTAAAGGCGGACCTATTTATGTCGTGACTGATCCCTCAGATGGCGACTTGGTAAACCCTAGACCGGGAACCCTGCGTCACGCCGTGATTCAAAAAGGGCCTCTTTGGATCACCTTTGCACGCAACATGGTGATTAGGCTGCAGCAAGAGCTGATGGTGGCCAGTGACAAGACCATTGATGGTAGGGGAGCCAATGTTAACATATTTGACGGTGCTGGCATTACCATCCAGTTTGTGAGGAATGTGATCATCACCAACCTTCACATCAAACAAATTAAGGCCAAAGAAGGTGGAATTATCAGAGACTCCGTCGACCATTTTGGTCAGAGGACCAAGAGTGATGGTGATGGCATCTCCATCTTCGGCTCCTCCAACATTTGGATTGACCACGTTTCCATGGAAAATTGCACAGATGGGCTCATAGACGCCATCATGGGTTCCACCGGTATCACCATCTCCAACTGCCACTTCACTAAGCACAATGAG GTGCTGTTGTTCGGTGCCAGCAACAGCTACACTCAAGACAAGATGATGCAAATTACTGTGGCCTTCAACCACTTTGGTAAGGGTTTGGTGCAGAGGATGCCAAGGTGCCGGCACGGATTCTTCCACGTGGTGAACAACGACTACACCCACTGGCTCATGTATGCCATTGGTGGCAGCATGAACCCTACCATCATCAGCCAGGGTAACAGGTTCATTGCTGGTTTAAACTCCGCCACCAAAGAG GTGACGAAGAGGGAGTATACGGCAGAAGCGGAGTGGAAGAATTGGCTTTGGAAATCTGAGGGAGATTTGTTTATGAATGGAGCATTCTTTGTTGAATCTGGGAGCCCAGCCAATTTGCGCGCAGACAAGCTTGATATGATTCCCTTCAAGCCCGGTACCTACGTCACAAAAATGACTAAGTTTGCCGGCGCTCTTGACTGCTTTGTGGGCAAACCATGTTAG